The genomic region CAGGATCCGGGGAAGCGCGCCGAGGGTGTTGCGCCAGGAGCCGGTGGCGGACGTGCAGTCGGAGTCGTGCAGCAGGATGGTGCCGCCGCCGCGCAGGTCGCGCGCGACGGTGTCGTGTACGGACGCGGGGGTCGCGCGCTTGCGCCAGTCCTCGCCCCAGGTGGTCCACAGGGCGGGGGTGAGGCCGAGGCGGCGGCAGGCCAGGTACGTCCCGGCGGTCATCACCCCGTACGGGGGCCGGAACAGCCGGGGCGGGACGCCGGTGATGCCGGTGACGGTGTCGTGCGCACGGGCGAGGTCGTCGTAGGTGGCGGCGGGGCCGCGCACCAGCAGCGGCCGGTGGGCCCAGCCGTGCAGGGCGATCTCGTGCCCGGCGGCGGTCATCTCCCGTACCAGGGCGGGGGAGCGCACCGCCATCGAGCCGAGCAGGAAGAAGGTCGCGTGCACCCGGCGGGCGTCCAGCAGGCGCAGGAAGTGCGGGGTGGAGAGATGGTCGGGGCCGTCGTCGAAGGTGAGCGCGGCGTGACCGGCCCGGCCCTGCCCGGACAGCCGGGGCATGAACCTGTTGCGCAGCGGCCCGAAGGTGGAGACGACCGGTGCGGCGTGCACGGCGGCGAGCGCGGGCAGCACCGCGGCGCCGGCGAGCAGGACGGTACGGGCCGTTCGGTGCAGGGTCATCGGCGCACGTCGCCGTCCAGGAAATGCGTGAACGAGCCGAAGCGGGCCGGTGAGTCACCGTACGCCTCGGCGAGCGGGGCGCCGATCCCCAGCAGCAGGGTGGCCGCCATGGCGACGGTCACGACGGCGGCCCGGCGACGGGCCCGGCGGCCGGGCGGTGTGCCCCAGGCGGCGGGGCGGTGGCGGGCGGCGGCGGCGATGGCCGCGGCGGGGCCGGGCCCCTTGTCGTACAGGGCCAGTCCCGCGGCGCGCTGGGACCGGCCGAGGGGGCCGTCGAGCAGTTCGGTGAGCGTCTGTGCGAGGTCGGCCGGTTCCCGTATCCAGGTGGCGAGCCCGGCCTCGTGCAACGCGGCGGCATTGGTCTGTCCATGGCCGGGAATGCAGCGGTAACTGGCCACCGGCAGGCCGCTGGCGAAGGCTTCGAGCGAGGTGAGGCCGCCCGCGTTCTGCACCAGGACGTCCGCCGCGGACATCAGTGCGGGCATGTCCGCCACCCAGCCGTGCACATGCTCGATCCCGGCTCTGCGGAGCCGCCCGGCCAGCGCCTCGTTGTGCCCGCACACGACGACCGGTACGGCTGTGCCGCTCGCCCGTATCTCGGCGGCCACCTGCTCCACCGGCCCGACCCCCCACGATCCGGCCACCAGCAGCGCCACCGGGGCCTCGTCGGGCAGGCCGAAGCGGGCACGCGCGGCGCTGCGGCGCCGGGGCGTGGCGGGGGCGAAACGGTCAGCGGTGACGGGTCCGCTGACGGTCACCCCGGCGGCGCCCTGGGCGGTGGCCTGTCCGGCGGGTATCGCATGGGCGGCGAGATGCGTGTCTATCCCGGGCGCCACCCACAGCGAATGGACCGAGAAGTCGGTGAGGTAGGTGATGGCCGGTACGGACAGCCGCCCGCGCAGCCGCAGACCGCCGAGTACCTGGCTCGCGCACGGATAGGTCGAGACGACCGCGGAGGCGTCGGCGGGGACGGCCCGCAGGGTGCGCCGCTGGGCAACGCGGAACAGGGCGCGCAGGACCGGGCCGGGCCCCCCGGTGTGCTCGGTGGCGGCGTAGATCCGCTGGTAGCCGGAGGGCGCCCAGGTCAGCAGGCGGTGGTAGCTGCCCGACAGCAGTTTCCCGAGCCGGGCGGGGAGCAGATCGAGGAAGTCGTGCCGGTCGACCGTGAAGCCCTCGGCCTCCAGACGGCGCGCCAACTCGTGGGCCGCGCCGTCGTGTCCCGCGCCGACGCTCGCCGAGATGATCACGATCAGCGGCAGCGCGTGTTCCCGCCGGTGGGTCCGGCGCGGGAACACCCCGCCGCCCACGGGGAATTCGGGGTCCTGGTGGTACGACACGGCCGATCAGCCTCCGAACTGGCAAGAGCGGGACAGGGGTTCGCTCTCGCCGGGCTGACGGAAGTGCCGGGCGCGCGAAAACGACGCCGTCCGGCGGGGCCTGAGGGATCAGGACGGCGCGGAGGGCTGCCGTCTGAAACTACTACATGATGTAGAAGTAAGGGAATGGCCCCTCGGATGGGGTGGTCCGCCGGGGGTATCGCGAACCGGCCGGGGAGACGGCGAACCGGCCGGACGGCAGCCTGCTGCTCCGTCCGGCCGGTGGTGATGTCCGTGCCTGCCCAGGGGGTGCGACGCCCGCCCCGGGGGGCGCCGTGCCTGCCCGGGGTCGGTGTGGCGCCGGGTTCAGTGTGCCGCCGCGTTCAGCGGGCCGTCCGGACGATCGTGAAGGCCGCGCCCTCCGGGTCGGCGACCGTGGCCAGCCGCCCGGTCTCGCCCTCGCGCGGCTGCTGCAGCACGTGCCCGCCCAGCTCGACCACCCGGTGTGCGGCCTCGTCGGTGTCCGCCACCTCGAAGTACGTCATCCAGTGCGCACCCCTGTCCCTGGGCAGCGCCTGACCGACCCCGTGCAGGGAGGCCACCGCGTGGCCCTCCAGGTACAGGGTCAGATAGTCGAAGTCGGCCGAGACCACGGCCTCCGTCTCGTATCCGAACACCGCTTGGTAGAACTTGCCGACCGTCCCGGTCTCCCGGGTCACCAGTTCGTTCCACACCGGCGTCCCGGGGACGCCCGCCTCCGCGACCCCGGCGTGGGCGGTCGCCTGCCAGACGCCGAAGACCGCGCCCGCGGGGTCGGACCCTATGGCCAGCCGCCCCGCCTCGCCCGCGTCCAGCGGCCCCACTCCGACCGTCCCGCCGCAGTGCCGGATGGTCTCCGCGGTCGCGTCGGCGTCGTCGGACGCCAGATAGGTCGTCCAGGCGATCGGCAGATGCCGGTCGGGCGGCATCTGCCCGATGCCGGCGACCTCCTTGCCGTTGAGCAGCGCGCGTACGTACGGCCCCAGTTGGAGGGGGCCAGGCTGGAACTCCCAGCCGAACAGGTCCCCGTAGAACTCCTGGGTCGCTGCCAGGCCGTGCACCATCAGACTTACCCAGCAGGGGGTTCCGGGCGTACGCCGAGTGGCTGCCTCGGTCATCTTCGCTCTCTCCTCGGACCATCGGTGGTGGCCGTGCGGGGGTCGGTGGGCGGCCCTCACCCAGATGCTTCCACCACCTGCCGCGCGCCGGGCCCCGGCCGCGCCGTATTTTGCACGTTCCAGCAGGAGGATGCCTGTTTTGATACTCCTCGTCCGTTTCTACGGCGTTACGTGCGAGCCGGTCCCTGGGCGAGGATGTGATCCATGACTCCCATCATCACCGCAGCCGAACTCGCCAGCGAGTCGGCCGGAACGCGGCCACCGGTGCTCCTCGACATCCGCTGGAAGCTCGGCGGCCCGAATCTGCGCCCCGAGTACGAGGCCGGGCACATCCCCGGCGCGGTCTTCGTCGACCTGGACGCGGAACTGGCCGGTCCGCCCGGCACCGGCGGCCGTCATCCGCTGCCCGATCCGGCGGAGTTCGGCGAGGTGCTGCGCCGGGCGGGTGTCTCGCGGGACACCCCGGTCGTCGTGTACGACGGCGGCCAGGGCTGGGCCGCCGCGCGCGCCTGGTGGCTGCTGCGCTGGACCGGCCACCTCGATGTCCGGGTCCTGGACGGCGGTCTCGCGGCCTGGACGGGCCCCCTCTCGGCGCAGACTCCGGCGCCCGCCCGGGGCGATTTCACCCCCGTACCCGGCTCCCTGCCGCTCCTCGACGCGGACGGCGCGGCCGGGCTGGCCGGGAAGGGGCTGCTGCTGGACGCCCGCGCCGCCGAGCGCTACCGCGGCGACGTGGAGCCCATCGACCGGGTCGGCGGGCACATCCCCGGCGCGGTGTCCGCGCCGACCACGGAGAACGTCCGCCCGGACGGCCGGTTCCTGCCGGCCGACGAGCTCAGGGCCCGGTTCGCCGGGCTGGGGGCCGCGGGCGAGGACACCGAGATCGGTGTGTACTGCGGGTCCGGTGTCTCCGGGGCCCACGAGGTGCTCGCCCTGGAGGTCGCGGGCTTCCCGGCCGCTCTCTACGCGGGATCCTGGTCGGAATGGTCGTCCGACGAATCCCGCCCGGTGGCGACCGGTCCCGATCCCCGGTAGCCGCCGCCGGACAGCAGTGGGGCCCGCACGCGGCGCGTACGGGCCCCACTCCTCTGTCTCTCCCGCCCAAAGGCCGCCCGGCGGACCGGGGGGCGGGCAGTCCCTAATCCTGCTTCTTGCGCCGCGTCCCGAAGACGATCTCGTCCCAGCTCGGTACGGCCGCACGCCGCCCCGGCCGCACGCCGTCGGCCTCGGCCTGCCGGTCCGTCGTCCCGGTGAGCCGGTCGCGGTGACCGGTCACCGCGCGGGGCATCAGTACGTCCGCGTACGCCGAACCGGCGCCGACCGACGCCGCGGGCGGCTCCTCGGCCTCCGACTCGCGCACCGGCTCGGCCGGCGGAAGCTCCGGCGGAGCGGGCCGGTCCGGTACGACCATGTCGCCGCGGAAGCTCGGGACGGCCTCCAGCAGGCTGGTCAGCGAATCGCGCTCGCTGATGCTGTCGTCCGGCTCGGGAGGCGCGGGCACGGGCGCCGTGGGCCGCTCCATCTGCCGGTCCAGGGCACGGTCGAGCGGCCGGTCGCGCGGCAGCCTGGCGATCCGCGGTACGAACGGAAAGCTCGGCTCGGGCGCCACCAGCGAGTTGTCGGACTCGCCGATCAGCGACCGTGCCTCGTCGTCCATGGCCTGCACCAGACGGCGCGGCGGGTCGTACGTCCAGCTCGCCGAGTGGGTCTCGGTCGCGACCCGGTACACCAGCAGGACTTCCCAGGTGCCGTCGTCACGGCGCCAGGAGTCCCACAGCACGGTGTCCCGGTCGGCGCCGCGCAGCAGCAGCCGCTCCTGCACCGCCTCGCCGAGCTGCGGACCCGTGCCGGTGTTCTCACCGGCACGGCGCACGGGCGTCTTACGGGCCCGTTCGGCCATGAAGGCGCGCTCCGCGAGCACGGGACCCTCGAAGCGGCGGACCCGGTCGACCGGGATCCCGGCCATCTGGGCGACCTCCTCGGCGGAGGCACCGGCTCTTATACGTGCCTGAATGTCGCGGGGACGGAGGTGGCTCTCCACCTCGATCTCGATCTGGCCGAGGCGCGCGCGGTCATTACGGACCGCCGCACGCAGCCGCTCGTCGATCGGAAGCGTGTACTCCGTACTGTCCGCAGCTTTGAGCACCAGTCGTGTGCCGTCATTCGAGACGGCCACGACACGCAGTTCGGGCATGGGAACCTCCCGGGTGGTGCCTGCCGACGTCACGTGCGTCGCTGCTTCCGCTAGTCGAGTGTGGCCTGCCCGGGTTCGGCACGCCACAACCTTGCCGAGTTACCCGGCGTGTCGGGTCTCAGTCCTGGAACGCCGTTATGGCACGGTTACCTGTTCGCAACGCAGAGCGACTGGCGATCACTCTGTGCAGCGGGCGCCCGTGCGGTGCCACGGCTCCGCCGGTTCGAGTGCCGCCTTCGGCCCCCTCCCGTTGGTCCGGACACCCTTGTGGGAGGCCGGGCCCAGGGCTCGACACAGTACTCCATTCGGGCCAAGTGGGTGGACGGCTCGCCGCTCGAGTTCTGGCGGCCCGGGGGAGCGGAATCCCGATAATTGCCTCCGGTGTATGCCCTCGGGTGTTGTGCTTCACACAATCTCCCGAATCGGAACTATCCACTTCGCTCACATGTCCCTTTCTGGTGCAGAGTGTCATCAGATGGGCAAACAGAGGCTGGAGATGGAGCAGAAGCCGGACAGCGGGACAGAGTCCGAGAACGCGACGAAGAAGAAGCTCGACCTGAGCGTGCCGCAGGTCGCGGGCAGCGCCTTCGCGGCTGTCGTGGCGGCGGTGCTGGCCTCGAAGCTCGGGGTGTACGGAACGATCATCGGCGCAGGTGTGGTCAGTGTGATCGCGACCTGTGGCGGCACGATCTTCCAGCATCTCTTCCGGCGTACCGGGGAGCAGATCCGCGAAGTCACGGTGCAGGTGAAGCCGAAGGGCCCGAGGTTCCCGACCCGGCAGGTGCCGGTCAGCCGGGTTTCCGTCAGCCAGGTGCCCGGGACCGCGGAGCCGGGGGAGATGCCGCCCACGGTCGCCGCGCCGTGGCCCGACGAGCTGAGCAGCACCACCACGGGCGGCCGTCGGGCCGGGGACCGGGCGGCCCCGGGTCCCGGTCCGGACGCGACTCGGCTGCTGCCCCTCGACGGGGAGTTCACCGAAGCCACGACCCACGGCACACGGGTGCGCGGCTGGAAGCGCTCGTCGCTCGCGGCCGGCGTCGCGTTCCTCGTGGCGATGTCCGGGATCACCGGGTTCGAGCTGCTCTCGGGGCACGGCCTCAGCGGCGGCAGCGGAACGACGGTGGGATCGGCCGTGCAGGGCGGCGGTACGAAGGCGTCGAAGCCCTCGCCCGCCCCTTCGCACTCGACGGAGCAGGACCGGCAGCAGGGCGGGAACCCGGACCCGAGCCGGAGCCCGGACCCGTCGCCGAGCCGCAGTTCCGGCGACGGCGGGCAGACCGGGCCGGGCCCCGGGAAGAGCGACGCTCCGGCCGACCCGGCCCCGAGCCCTTCACCGCCCTCGTCGGGTGACGCCTCCACGGCACCCGACCCGGCACCGTCCGGCCCGGCCGACAGCGGGACGGGCGGCACCACGGGCCACGACGGCACCGTCCAGCAGGACAAGGGGGCGGGCTCCCGGGGCGACGACTCCCTGACGTGATCTTCAACCTGTGCGGCGCGGAGCCCCCCCTCGGGCGGTCAGTCGCCCAGGACCCGGCGCAGGTAGTCGTTGGCGAACAGCCGCTGCGGGTCCAGCCGGTCGCGCAACGCCGTGAACTCGCCGAACCGCGGATACACCCCGGCCAGATATTCGGCGTCACGGCTGTGCACCTTGCCCCAGTGCGGCCGGCCGCCGTGCGCGGTCATGATCCGCTCGACGGCGGTGAAGTACGCCCGGTGCGGTGTGCCCCGGTACAGGTGCACCGCGATGTACGCGCTCTCCCGTCCCGAAGCCGTGGAGAGCGCGATGTCGTCGGCGGGCGCCGTCCGCACCTCCACCGGGAAACTCACCCGCAGCGGTGAACGCTCCACCATCGCCTTCACCTC from Streptomyces sp. NBC_01267 harbors:
- the sepH gene encoding septation protein SepH; this translates as MPELRVVAVSNDGTRLVLKAADSTEYTLPIDERLRAAVRNDRARLGQIEIEVESHLRPRDIQARIRAGASAEEVAQMAGIPVDRVRRFEGPVLAERAFMAERARKTPVRRAGENTGTGPQLGEAVQERLLLRGADRDTVLWDSWRRDDGTWEVLLVYRVATETHSASWTYDPPRRLVQAMDDEARSLIGESDNSLVAPEPSFPFVPRIARLPRDRPLDRALDRQMERPTAPVPAPPEPDDSISERDSLTSLLEAVPSFRGDMVVPDRPAPPELPPAEPVRESEAEEPPAASVGAGSAYADVLMPRAVTGHRDRLTGTTDRQAEADGVRPGRRAAVPSWDEIVFGTRRKKQD
- a CDS encoding polysaccharide deacetylase family protein — encoded protein: MTLHRTARTVLLAGAAVLPALAAVHAAPVVSTFGPLRNRFMPRLSGQGRAGHAALTFDDGPDHLSTPHFLRLLDARRVHATFFLLGSMAVRSPALVREMTAAGHEIALHGWAHRPLLVRGPAATYDDLARAHDTVTGITGVPPRLFRPPYGVMTAGTYLACRRLGLTPALWTTWGEDWRKRATPASVHDTVARDLRGGGTILLHDSDCTSATGSWRNTLGALPRILDTCHERGLEVGPLGEHGWPDPAHRGSGRTPALRMP
- a CDS encoding MGDG synthase family glycosyltransferase, whose product is MSYHQDPEFPVGGGVFPRRTHRREHALPLIVIISASVGAGHDGAAHELARRLEAEGFTVDRHDFLDLLPARLGKLLSGSYHRLLTWAPSGYQRIYAATEHTGGPGPVLRALFRVAQRRTLRAVPADASAVVSTYPCASQVLGGLRLRGRLSVPAITYLTDFSVHSLWVAPGIDTHLAAHAIPAGQATAQGAAGVTVSGPVTADRFAPATPRRRSAARARFGLPDEAPVALLVAGSWGVGPVEQVAAEIRASGTAVPVVVCGHNEALAGRLRRAGIEHVHGWVADMPALMSAADVLVQNAGGLTSLEAFASGLPVASYRCIPGHGQTNAAALHEAGLATWIREPADLAQTLTELLDGPLGRSQRAAGLALYDKGPGPAAAIAAAARHRPAAWGTPPGRRARRRAAVVTVAMAATLLLGIGAPLAEAYGDSPARFGSFTHFLDGDVRR
- a CDS encoding sulfurtransferase, with protein sequence MTPIITAAELASESAGTRPPVLLDIRWKLGGPNLRPEYEAGHIPGAVFVDLDAELAGPPGTGGRHPLPDPAEFGEVLRRAGVSRDTPVVVYDGGQGWAAARAWWLLRWTGHLDVRVLDGGLAAWTGPLSAQTPAPARGDFTPVPGSLPLLDADGAAGLAGKGLLLDARAAERYRGDVEPIDRVGGHIPGAVSAPTTENVRPDGRFLPADELRARFAGLGAAGEDTEIGVYCGSGVSGAHEVLALEVAGFPAALYAGSWSEWSSDESRPVATGPDPR
- a CDS encoding VOC family protein is translated as MTEAATRRTPGTPCWVSLMVHGLAATQEFYGDLFGWEFQPGPLQLGPYVRALLNGKEVAGIGQMPPDRHLPIAWTTYLASDDADATAETIRHCGGTVGVGPLDAGEAGRLAIGSDPAGAVFGVWQATAHAGVAEAGVPGTPVWNELVTRETGTVGKFYQAVFGYETEAVVSADFDYLTLYLEGHAVASLHGVGQALPRDRGAHWMTYFEVADTDEAAHRVVELGGHVLQQPREGETGRLATVADPEGAAFTIVRTAR